The Tamandua tetradactyla isolate mTamTet1 chromosome 5, mTamTet1.pri, whole genome shotgun sequence genome window below encodes:
- the OR2I1 gene encoding putative olfactory receptor 2I1: MKANQSTEEYFFLLGFSNWPSLQPVLFALVLLCYLLTLAGNSALVLLAVRDPRLHTPMYYFLCHLALVDAGFTASVVPPLLANLLGRARRLTRAGCMAQLCVSLALGSSESVLLAVMALDRAAAVCRPLRYAGLASPRLCRVLAGVSWLGGIANSAVQTSLLAARPLCAPYQLDHFFCELPALLKLVCGGSGQDSTEHQMFAARVVILLLPSAVILASYGAVARAVCGMKGRGGRRKVMGTCGSHLTAVCLFCGSAIYTYLQPTHSYNQRRGKFLSLFYTVVTPALNPLIYTLRNKEVKGAARRFLGNLGRRQAGR, encoded by the exons ATGAAG GCCAACCAGAGCACAGAGGAGTACTTCTTCCTGCTGGGATTCTCTAACTGGCCCTCCCTGCAGCCAGTCCTCTTCGCCCTTGTCCTCCTCTGCTACCTGCTAACCCTGGCGGGGAACTCGGCGCTGGTGCTGCTGGCGGTGCGCGACCCGCGCCTGCACACGCCCATGTACTACTTCCTCTGCCACCTGGCCCTGGTGGACGCCGGCTTCACCGCGAGTGTGGTGCCGCCGTTGTTGGCTAACTTGCTGGGCCGGGCGCGCCGGCTGACTCGGGCAGGCTGCATGGCGCAGCTGTGCGTGTCGCTGGCGCTGGGCTCATCCGAGAGTGTCCTCCTGGCCGTGATGGCGCTGGACCGCGCCGCTGCGGTGTGCCGCCCGCTGCGCTACGCCGGGCTCGCCTCGCCCCGCCTCTGCCGCGTGCTGGCCGGCGTCTCTTGGTTGGGCGGCATCGCCAACTCTGCGGTGCAAACGTCGCTCTTGGCCGCGCGGCCTCTGTGCGCGCCCTACCAACTGGACCACTTCTTCTGCGAGCTGCCCGCGCTGCTCAAGCTGGTCTGCGGCGGCAGCGGCCAAGACTCCACTGAACACCAGATGTTTGCCGCACGCGTGGTCATCCTACTGCTGCCGTCGGCTGTCATCCTGGCCTCCTACGGCGCCGTGGCCCGCGCTGTGTGTGGTATGAAGGGCCGTGGAGGCCGGAGGAAAGTAATGGGCACGTGTGGGTCCCACCTGACCGCCGTCTGCCTATTCTGTGGCTCGGCCATCTACACCTACCTGCAACCCACGCACAGCTACAATCAAAGGCGGGGCAAGTTCCTCTCGCTCTTCTACACCGTGGTCACACCCGCCCTCAACCCACTTATCTATACCCTGAGGAATAAGGAGGTGAAGGGGGCAGCGAGGAGATTCCTGGGGAACCTGGGGAGAAGGCAGGCAGGACGGTGA